In the genome of Deltaproteobacteria bacterium, the window AGGGTCGTAACCTGCTGAGTCACCTTGAAACGGTTCATATTGCGAGCGACCGAAATCTCATCGATTTTCGATTTCCCGTTCAATATGTTTCGCGGCCCAACTCAGATTTCCGCGGATACATGGGCAATGTTGCCAGCGGCGTTGTTCGCCCAGGTGATGAAGTCTTGGTTTTACCTTCCGGTGTTACGAATACGGTGAAGGAAGTTCGCGATGCCAACGGACTGATTGAGTCTGGTGTATCCTCTCAGGCGCTAACCCTGGTTTTAGAGAATGAAACCGATATTAGCCGCGGTGATATGTTGGTGCATCCTCAAAACCGGCCCACTGTAGACCGGTGTTTTGAGGCCATGGTGGTGTGGATGAGCGACACGCCGATGAGCCAGGATAAGAGCTATGTGATTAAGCAAAGCACGCAGGTTGTGCCGGGTCGAATTTCAGACCTTCGGTACCAAGTGGATGTAAACACACTCCGAAAAACGGATGCTGACTCGCTTGAGCTTAACGAGATTGGCCGATGTGCATTCACGTTGAATCATCCGATTACCTTTGATCCCTACCGCCGCAACCCTGGGACGGGGGCGCTTATCATCATCGATAGGATGACCAACAATACCGTGGGTGCTGCGATGATTATCGGGCCCCTCCAAGACTCCGACAAAGCGAATCTCGGTAGTTGGCAGAGCACGCCTCACGGTGGCTATCTGGAGCGACAAGAAGCGGCGGGGCACGTGCGGCTTGAAGAGCGTATTGAAAAGCAGGGCCATAAGCCCGCAACGCTCTTACTCACGGGACTCACAGGCACCCGAAAGCGCTCAATTGCCTACGCACTGGAACGTCGCCTCTTTGAAGAAGGCGTGAATGTGATGGTTCTAGAGGGCCAGAGTATGCGGTTGGGCTTAGGGCGAGACCTCGGTTTCTCTGTGAAAGGCCGCGACGAGAACTTAAGACGCGTATCTGAAATGGCCCATTTACTGAATGAAGCCGGTACGCTTTGT includes:
- the cysN gene encoding sulfate adenylyltransferase subunit CysN, coding for MSIDELLAENESMDLLRLVTAGSVDDGKSTLIGRLLYESKGIYEDQLDAIEKASKKQGSAGERVDLALLTDGLKAEREQGITIDVAYRYFSTPRRKFIIADSPGHEQYTRNMVTGSSTASLMIILLDASKGVLVQSRRHAFLASLLRIPHLVVAINKMDLVDYSEERFREIAAEFTDFAARLELTDLTFIPVSALEGDNVTHPSKKMDWYKGRNLLSHLETVHIASDRNLIDFRFPVQYVSRPNSDFRGYMGNVASGVVRPGDEVLVLPSGVTNTVKEVRDANGLIESGVSSQALTLVLENETDISRGDMLVHPQNRPTVDRCFEAMVVWMSDTPMSQDKSYVIKQSTQVVPGRISDLRYQVDVNTLRKTDADSLELNEIGRCAFTLNHPITFDPYRRNPGTGALIIIDRMTNNTVGAAMIIGPLQDSDKANLGSWQSTPHGGYLERQEAAGHVRLEERIEKQGHKPATLLLTGLTGTRKRSIAYALERRLFEEGVNVMVLEGQSMRLGLGRDLGFSVKGRDENLRRVSEMAHLLNEAGTLCICSFVAPFADTRARAKELVGADRFLEVHVDAPIEFCRENDPSGLYAKADIGEIKDFPGVTVPYEAPQAPDCKLDSSEQPVDECVERLVGLLRSKGIIKADA